From Cotesia glomerata isolate CgM1 linkage group LG3, MPM_Cglom_v2.3, whole genome shotgun sequence:
CCCGCTATTTTGATGACAACGTcaattggtatttttttttgaaaattcattcatttaaatattttgttacttAACATAATCACTAATtggttgatttattttttagttattttcttGTTTGGTAAGTCGATGTACAAGATGAAAAAACCGGAgggaaatgtttttttaaatgtcaccAAATGCATATCGGTAGGTtgaaacattttaaaattacattgaaaaaaaaaaattacttttgagaaaaaaagcATTCTTGTTAcaagaatttaaattgttggaaattttcatcaatttttttttagctgaagaaataacattttttttcatagtatatttttttatataatcaagtttttttatacactgaaaaaaaattaccttgaatccagagaaaaatttttcagccaaaaaaataattttgaagagttttaattgtcttgaatcaagtcaattttacttaaaccaagaaaaattaattagattaagaattttcctactcaaatcaagaagatgaagctcttcagaattatttacttaattggagtaattttttttgtgtccataaaaaaaacaatttgaaagaaaatcaagtattttatttaagactTCAAGTTTTTGAagacataaaattatttttcttatcgtAATGTAATTTATCACATTAGTAAAATCgattaaatatatcaaaatgaaaataattaaagcttTAATGAGATACttgttgattttatttcaaattttctttttctgtatggaaaaaaactttatttttcaaaaaaaaatataagaagaaaaatttgatttcttCAGCTGATAAAGGAAAatgtttgaaattttcaacaattaaaatttttgtaacaagagtgcttttttttttcgtaaaaataattttttctctcggtgtaatataattaatttttaagctgaatagttatttaaatatttatcgattTCTAGCatgcaatttataaaaaaacaacaagaaaaatttcccgTGATCATTGGCTGGATCATGCCGATGATAAATAcgattcaaaattaatatctgaCATAAAGTCAACATTCCGAGTTCTCACACTATTCATTCCATTGCCGTTCTTTTGGGCACTTTTCGATCAACAAGGGTCGCGTTGGACATTCCAAGCAACAAGGATGGACGGTCAGATAGGAAGTTTTGTCCTAAAAGCTGACCAAATGCAAGTTGTCAATCCACTTTTTATCGTTCTATTTATCCCTATTTTCGAGACTTGCATTTATCCAATGCTGGctaaaataaacattataaATACGCCGCTTAAAAAAATGGCAACTGGCGGGTTTCTTGCCGGTCTTGCGTTCATTGTTTCCGGGCTTGTAGAACTACAGCTCGAGgtatgtattatttatatttaatatctgtaatataaaatctgtaaaatttattaattaaataagaaatttttattacagaaaACATATCCAGTATTGCCGTCCGATGGGTTGGCGCAATTAAGACTATTCAACCCAAACAATTGTGATGTaggtattaaattaaataataaccagTCATTTGATATATCTCCTTTTGCAATGTGGCAAAATACAAACATAAATGCAGTCGGTGATAAATCTATCAAGTATgagatcaatttttcaaaatgtgGTATTACCGAAATTAATTATGGTAGGTTCATTTCATTTCactcaaatattttagtttcaacacgcaaaaaaaaatctaaaaattacattgtaaatagtaataagtgttttaaatttacactgagaaaaaaaattccttttgaaaaagaacaattttagatagataacttgagaatttttatccaaatttgtttttacccaaatctagaaaactttttttcaacaagaaagttCCTGTGAAaacaattttgatttcttcaactaagaaataaaattattgaaaatttccaacaaattaatttcttgtcacaaaaatgtttatttttttcaaaataaattatttctctcagtgtaaaactaaaaaaattgcagttcgaaataaaatttttataattcaaactttgaaCGTTAATTATCACAGTTTTCAAggtcataaataaattttatgacattaaagttattaGCAGTCATTTgacgatttaaaaattttttttaataaacacatttgtttaaaaaaattattaaaaaaaattgcatttaaaatttttttaaatttctatatgtcaattttttttttcaataattaatttttacaaaaatttttaaaatgattaaatgtctgctaaattaattttcatttcaattttaCGATGTAATTCTTACCAAatctgtaaaaattacaatcttaaactgtaattttttcagttttttatatGAAGCACTGCGTTACATTGAAtgatgtaatttttctttttttcgtgaaattataaatatcttacTTTTGATAACAGGGTTATTTAAtgtgactgaaaaaaaagcgACGTCTTTCGTTCTAATTCCTGAATCTAGTCCGTACAAGTTCGAAGACCATGTAAATAAAACTGATGTAGGAAATCCAGCAATAAGAGTACTTACTCACAATACTCTAGATACTCCGGCTCTTGTAGAAGTACTTGATAGCAAAGATAACAAAAAATACGAATCAAAAGTAGCTAAAGGAGTAGAACACTCGCTGTTCGTCGAACTAGATCCTGGAACCTACAAAGTTAAAGTAAACGgtgttaaaaaagaaataaacttaaaaatggGAGGTGTTTACACTGTCCAAACTTACGCGTCTAAAGATTTAAACCAAGCGGGTATGGTAACAGTTACCACGCCAAATTCCATGCATATACTCTGGCTGATTCCTCAGTACATAATCATAACGATGGGCGAAGTAATGTTCTCAGTGACGGGTCTTGAATTTGCATTTACTCAGGCTCCAATCAGCATGAAGTCGCTCCTGCAAGCCGGCTGGCTCTTCACTGTTGCATTTGGTAATCTCATTGTAGTGATAATCGCCGAAGCTAAGATCTTTGATAGGCAGGTGAGCTTACTCAGGGAATTacaaaagataataatttaattccgTCTTTGGcctagtatttatttttattatttatactttgtACTTACtcggtatttattttaattaatcttctGATTGATGGTTATTTTATCAGGCCAACGAGTTCTTCCTTTTTGCTGGACTTATGCTTGTCGACATGGTCATTTTTGGAGTCATGGCCAAGTTTTATAGATATGTTATCGTTaatgatgaagatgatgataGCGATCATTATGATGACGTTGCAGACGCGAGAAACGGCACAAGACTTAAAGACTACGGGGAAAGCAATCCTTCCTTCACCaaaaatgatgaataatattttttttttgcattagaCTGTAAGAATGCTGTTAGTTGTATAATGAATGGTTAATTTTAAggctaaaaattattttgtaaatatttatcaagacattttgatattttttgttgTATAATAAAACgctttattgaaattatttatgaaaacgTGGAAGAATGTtcatattttgttttgtattattataaaaaaaattattataaatttgtttcttttaatcattgttgaaaatatttttttttatatttaatcaagtaaatatttttcattacaaaaaaaaaaaaaaatagagaaagTATTTTTATGTCGAAGCAGAATATATAAATAGTGaacatttgaaatatttttgttttaaattacaactatCAATTGTAAAACCTACCGTTAATTGTCTTAAGAACGGTCCGACAGACAATTTCGCTTCAATTTTATCGTTATTGTGGTCTACACATCAATATGTTCTTGGTACTGATCctttaaattgattgattgatgTAATCTTATGATCAGGCTCTCCAAAATCTTCAAATTTATGTGGGTCAATTTAAGTTGTTTTTatgggaataattttttttattaattaactagcAGTTCGCCCCGGCTTCGCATACACTTTGGGAAGAGCAGGAGTGAGCTCGCGCTCTTCGGTCGTCGGCAGCCAAACGAGTCGGTTGACTCTAGGACGTCGTTGCCTATACGCACAACACCTGAGACGCGTCGGCGATGGTTGAGCGGGTGGACAGGCGTCCATCCTTATTGGAGAACGGGAGACCGAGACCAGGTCCTGTTAGAATGGTCTGTGAGGCGTTCTCGGGTTTGCCAGGAGGCCAGGAAGTCGGTGCCGTACTACCTCGTGGATTGGTCAACTTCAACTTCAGGAATTCCGTACTTGCGTCCATTCACCGTCGAGTTGTTCATCCAGCAGTCAGCAGGCATATCGTCGAGTACATTTCTTTATAAGTgagatttatatttacttaataagtgaattataattatagagTCAGTGAATTTTGATATTGAGTCTTGGGGATGTCAAGTCATTATTTTATAgtgaatattttcattaattagaTCAATTGTAAAGTGTACTCGTTGTTTGTGTCGGGTGAATAAACCAGTTGTTAATTATAACCTATCTCTTATCCCTGCAGTCCACCTCTCTCACTCTCAATACATTTCCTTGTGACCAGGAAAGTGATTTTCCCACGCCCTGGTCGAGCTAGCTTGGTAGGGAACTCAGCACCAAGAGGCTGAGTTCTTAACATCTTTATTTACTCTTGGTGGTGCCGTTTTGGTGCCAAGTGTTAAGTGGAGTCGTCCCCAGGAGGTCACAGACCTGGGCGAGGGCCCCCCTTATAATTAGCtattatctgaaattttttttcactcagtaaagtatgggatgatatccagtgtcatcttgtccTTTCCGTGTAgattataataatcaatttttaattattttaaatagtaaaattagctgaaaaaaaaagatttactttatttacacatcttaaattttaaatttcattattccTTGCGTTTATATCGTATTTTTCTTATGACTCGATTTTTACGTCAAGTgtgaaatttaatgataaaaaaaaaaaaaaaacatagtGTTAGTATTTCAGTGACGATAAATGgtacttttatttatactgtaaaaaattgtgtgATATGATTGGccaagtatttaaaaaattctacgattaaatttaaatgttatgctaataaattaaattattaatagcttTTAATTCacaaatcataaataaatttttatttctttatttcaaAAGAAAGTCATACACAAATGacatataatttatgtaataacttttatagtttatctcaataatatttaataataaaaagaaaactattttttttttacgagaAATACTGTTTAAAAGTATCATACTACTTcaaatagttttataaatggTAAATTTGAGTaggttatatatatttatcatttattataatatatagtagtaataagaaaaataaaataaaaaggacGTGAAGATGGAAGATCCACGAGCCGCTGATTTTTAGGATTCAACGTTTCTCActctgcttaaaaaaaatcattaatttagataaaacCCAAAAAGTAcatatgttaattatttaatgatttgaCGAAATAATTTACCTGcttattaaagtaattatcaACGGCTTTACGAGCGTGAGCGTAAGCCTGAGCAGCAGCTTCGGAAGCAACATTCTCATGGAATGACTTCATGGGATCAAAACCGCTGGCTGAGCTAGATTGAAATGCAAATGGTGCAATATTTTCCAGTGTAGTCATCGGTACGTAAGGATCAAAGCCTGGTGAAGAGAAATTTTGTGGTGCGTAATTTTGCGGGTAGAaaggtggtggtggtggtggaaCATACATAGGAGGCATTCTAGTTGGGTTGCTGTGTCTGCGAGAGTGCAAATATCCATATGAAAAAGGATCAGGGTTATTTTTAGGATCGTTAGAGTAGCTACAAGAAGCACTTGTAGCGTAAGTTGGACATAAAGGTACGCTCGATGGCAATGGATTGCTAAAGTTACTAGGGGTATGTTCATCTTGAGGAGTTTTGCTGCTTGACTTTTCATGGTACgcccataactttttttcagcTTCTTGTAATTCTTTCTTAGTCTGTTTCATACTTTTTTCTAATTccctcaattttttttcaggctTTGGCGACTTCGGGGCTGATGGATGAACCACAAAACAGCTTGAGGATACATTTGGAACAGTTGTCGCGTAACTTGGATTGTTATGTTGGCTCTTCTTATCTgtaaaagtttttatatttatgtgaGATTGTGGTACGGAACAAGTATTCCAAAAAGTACGGGGGTTTCCCATAATATTTGATGTAGGCTTACTTTGCTGCTTGTTACAGTCTGATtctttcttggtatttttttcgGTAGCTTCCGATGTCTCTGCAACAGCTTCTTTAGCTTTAGGTAAAGTTTCACGTACATATGAATAATCACCACCTTGACGTTTGGTTAATTCCGGAATCAATTCCTCAGACTCATTGTCAGGCCCGATGTCTTCAATCACTACGTCAAAACGTACTTCTTTCTTCGGATCTTCAGATTTTTTTGATCCTTCTTCAGTTTTAGTCGGCTTATTTTTGACAGAACCAGCATCTTGTTTAACTGAATCTGCagaagtattttttgtaaccgAATTTTCTTTGGTATCTAAGCTCGATGAACCACGCTTCTTGGCTTTAACATCAACGTTATTAGTTTCTTCGTTGTAATAAACAAGCTCAAAATTATTCTCGCTTACTCCAGACAGACTACTTGTTTCTGAAAGTGTACTGATGTCATCACTGGTAGATTGCTCATCTTGATCATGTACTATCTTGTCATTGACTTCGCCGTCAGATTGATTAGTGTCTTGAGACCAGGTCTCTTTAACATTGTCTTTAGCGTCTTTTATTTCATCTTTCACTGGAATCACTGACGAGTTTGGGAAAATCCtcatgttctttaaaaaattaactctgaATTGCCTCTCTTGGTCAAGCCTTTTTCTCATCAGCTTCTCATATGTTTCGAATGTCACTGCATCTGAAGGATTTTGGATCAGTGAATTCAAAGAATCGTCGCAGCTGTAAGATTTATCAGGACGATTTTCATCAGTAGAGTGAGACTTTCTTTTGCATCCGCCGGTCTTTTGAACTTCTTCGCTGTCTAATTTCAAGCTAGATAACATTTTGGCGTTCAACGCCAATTCTTTTTcgattttagatttattttttatttttgaagagaTTGATTTCTTTGGAGAAGGtgctgcaatttttttaattgtcgaTTTCATCTCTAGAACATTTGGTCTCttggatttaatttttttaaactgatcGATTAAACTCTTCtgttcttgagtcaagtcatcACGCTTAAGCACAactaaatttgttattttggGTTTCTTTTTCTGATCGTTGGAACTCTTCTTTTCAGCAGGAGTAGAAATAACAGCCATATGCTGGGATTCCAAATCTTCTTTTATAGCTTTACGCAAGAGTTCATCACCAAATGCTGTTTCACTACGGGTTAAATGATTACCCTCAACAGTTTCTGGGAATACCAATGGGGGATACTGTATGTGTTGTTGAGCCAAATTGTTCGGTCTCAAGTAAGTGGGAGCTAAATTTGTTGATCTCGGGAACCAATAAGGTggacaataataatttggtGGTTTGACAATAGTATAATTGCCACCAATCATACCATTTCTAAAGTCATATTTGTTTTCAGGATTTATCGGATAAAAGGGTCCTTGGTGCCTCGTAAGACCAAAAAGCGCTGGGTTCTTTGgtgaaaaattatgatttcCCAATGAACTTTCATGTGAGTATGAAAGTTGCGGAGTATGGTGATACAATTTATCACGactttcttcattttttatctctgTATCAATTTCTGACGAATTCAAAGCgctggataatttttttaaaacattctTCGTTACTTCAGTAATAATCTCTTGCTTAAActgaaattaatgaataattagttttatttttaagtaaatgtatgaatttagttaaaaaaaaaaaaaaaaaaaaaaagagatcaataaataaattatacctgttctaaataatttttacagcaAGCGTTTGGTTCTGATTTATCATCAGCTTTACTTGACTTGGATTTTTTGTTAATGCAGTTGTATTTATTATGCTTGAAATCATTCTGCGTAACGGTTTCATTTTGCTGGGATGTTAAAACATCAACTTTGCTTTCCTCTTCTATCAGTTCTGCTTTGTCATCGTCAGTTGATATTTTAGCGTTCTCAGAATTAGCTTCTCGCTCAGATTTTTCATCAATCAGCAAGAAAACACTCTGGCCATTTTTCTCTTTGTACGCCTTAgcaaactaaaataaaaatataacaataaataataataacaataattatgaaaaataatataaaattttatccaaactATCAAATTACCAACCTTTATCGCTTCCATGAATTCCTGCTCAGAATCAATATGAATGACATCATCCTCATCGTCTATATAGTCAATAGATTTAACACCATTCTTCAAAACATTAAAACTctgtaagaaaatttaataaataattataaattcattattggCTGATGTgacaaatatgagaaaaaaataatgaaaataaaaataacttacgaTTAACTGTTTTTTGAAACTCGTAAAATTATCATCACCCAAAGGGTCAGCAGTTGCGTCTTTaggataataataaacagTTATCATGTCAGGGTTCGTTGATGAATAAATGTTGAATGATACCGGTACAATGGCTGCCCAGGAAGGACCTGGTGATTTATCAGACAAGCGAAGCATATTCTTGCCTTTATTTTTACCTCCcggtaaataataaaataattatgcaAAACTGCGTTGTTCTTTGTGAATGAATAGGGAACGGCAGTAATGGCCGCACTGGTTGCTTACAATCGCACAAAACTCAACGACAATTTACGACGTTTCCTCGCCTTGATTTACCGCAACTAACAAAGTTTTATCTTAATCAATTTTCTGCGGTTAAATACacttattgttattaatcagatctatttttaattattgtgaaTTACTAACTGTTTTTAAGGCTTGTTTTAAGCTTGTCACACTTGACAGTATTTTTATTCCAGCAGACTTTATCGATTGACGATGGAAAAAAAGACAGCCACGTACATGACTCGGGTTAGGTTTAGTAAACATCCCCACTCTCTTTTTGTCTATCCTATGTGTATAGGTCCATACTTTTTGAAGCTTTGGTAGTATAGAGATAAATGCGCACGCATCTTTATTTCAGTCAAATACGGCGCAGTGAAAACAAGAGATTTGAATTTGCCGGGCGTTACAGTGCTTGCGGCCAGTGAAAGAGCTAAAATATAACGGAAAAGTACTGCGTCATAGCGATATTATTCACAACTGAATGGGAGAGAGAAGcgtcatgaaaattaagttagccaacatctaacaatttttagaattttttttttattaaaaaaattattacaaaataataaaaaaaattttcatttgtaaaaaatttgaaaaactgttagtgtaatgtttaaaaaatattttttagttctaatttaatcattaaaaaaaaattaaaaatttcggcAAACTTTAGTGTTATGAAGCATCTAAATATTCTGCGTATTTGCTTATAATTGTTatgttttattgtttaattattggacatttaatttttttaagtaattaaaacaCAAAATACAGGATCACCGAGTATAGTAATGTCaagtgtaattattttttgtcggGATACAGATAAaagtatgatttaaaatttgcttGTCCGAGATACGTACAGTAGTAAGTTAGATAGATTTTTTCAATGGAAATTTAGTCACGGAGTTTGTATGTATGgaaaaatttgtaaagaaatttaGCAAGTAAATTAGTACACGGAATGtcattaaaataagtaaaaatctgaaaatttatttctggagaaaaaatttcaatataaaaaaaaattgcataaaaataaattattaattacatcgattgaaaaaaaaaaatttttagacttttgCTACTTTCTGTATCATTGTCGGGAGTCAATGTCATGTACTTGTTGGTTAAAGTTGTTGATGGTATTATGAATGATAACACTTAGGTATGTATATTACGTTGATTAATCATGTAAACTGATGAATAGGTCATGATTTGACGATGATTTTTTAGGATGAAAGCTGATGTGCTGTTGGATTTAGGCGGCAAAAATTTTGACGTAAGATGGCGCTTGATTAAGTTTAGCACGCTTGTGTTACAGCGAGAGGTAAGAGAAGAGCTAAGACATGAAACTTTAGTTTTTAATAGAatcattatatatttataaatatttaattacaagtaaataattaaatattcgtAATTTAAGTTCGTTGATGCTGATTAATaggatttattattaattagataaaaatgaaatcttGAACAATAGCAACGAATGATCACTTATTGACTGTTGTCAAAAATTTCAGTCCTGtttgtttgaaaaaagttATCAGTAATTCCAAATtcgttttaattattaaaagtaatgatagtattataatttttattatatttaatacaactaaatgaatatatattttttcagtattttatttattaatatatcatACTggtttctaaaaatt
This genomic window contains:
- the LOC123261249 gene encoding peptide transporter family 1 isoform X3 — translated: MNSNEEKQTKKLKYPKSVFFIVSNEFCERFSYYGMRTILSLYLTSKLSYSDDTATVIYHTFTMFVYFFPLIGAILADSWLGKFRTILYLSIIYAIGQLLLAASAAPTFGLPIREFSILGLLLIALGSGGIKPCVAAFGGDQFVLPQQEKYLAMFFSVFYFAINLGSLISTFLTPELRHGVKCFGEQTCYSVAFLVPAILMTTSIVIFLFGKSMYKMKKPEGNVFLNVTKCISHAIYKKTTRKISRDHWLDHADDKYDSKLISDIKSTFRVLTLFIPLPFFWALFDQQGSRWTFQATRMDGQIGSFVLKADQMQVVNPLFIVLFIPIFETCIYPMLAKINIINTPLKKMATGGFLAGLAFIVSGLVELQLEKTYPVLPSDGLAQLRLFNPNNCDVGIKLNNNQSFDISPFAMWQNTNINAVGDKSIKYEINFSKCGITEINYGLFNVTEKKATSFVLIPESSPYKFEDHVNKTDVGNPAIRVLTHNTLDTPALVEVLDSKDNKKYESKVAKGVEHSLFVELDPGTYKVKVNGVKKEINLKMGGVYTVQTYASKDLNQAGMVTVTTPNSMHILWLIPQYIIITMGEVMFSVTGLEFAFTQAPISMKSLLQAGWLFTVAFGNLIVVIIAEAKIFDRQANEFFLFAGLMLVDMVIFGVMAKFYRYVIVNDEDDDSDHYDDVADARNGTRLKDYGESNPSFTKNDE
- the LOC123261249 gene encoding peptide transporter family 1 isoform X1 → MSRGLETRDYEDDRDENRKKLKYPKSVFFIVSNEFCERFSYYGMRTILSLYLTSKLSYSDDTATVIYHTFTMFVYFFPLIGAILADSWLGKFRTILYLSIIYAIGQLLLAASAAPTFGLPIREFSILGLLLIALGSGGIKPCVAAFGGDQFVLPQQEKYLAMFFSVFYFAINLGSLISTFLTPELRHGVKCFGEQTCYSVAFLVPAILMTTSIVIFLFGKSMYKMKKPEGNVFLNVTKCISHAIYKKTTRKISRDHWLDHADDKYDSKLISDIKSTFRVLTLFIPLPFFWALFDQQGSRWTFQATRMDGQIGSFVLKADQMQVVNPLFIVLFIPIFETCIYPMLAKINIINTPLKKMATGGFLAGLAFIVSGLVELQLEKTYPVLPSDGLAQLRLFNPNNCDVGIKLNNNQSFDISPFAMWQNTNINAVGDKSIKYEINFSKCGITEINYGLFNVTEKKATSFVLIPESSPYKFEDHVNKTDVGNPAIRVLTHNTLDTPALVEVLDSKDNKKYESKVAKGVEHSLFVELDPGTYKVKVNGVKKEINLKMGGVYTVQTYASKDLNQAGMVTVTTPNSMHILWLIPQYIIITMGEVMFSVTGLEFAFTQAPISMKSLLQAGWLFTVAFGNLIVVIIAEAKIFDRQANEFFLFAGLMLVDMVIFGVMAKFYRYVIVNDEDDDSDHYDDVADARNGTRLKDYGESNPSFTKNDE
- the LOC123261249 gene encoding peptide transporter family 1 isoform X2, translated to METNLLLDESNEKLLYQKLKYPKSVFFIVSNEFCERFSYYGMRTILSLYLTSKLSYSDDTATVIYHTFTMFVYFFPLIGAILADSWLGKFRTILYLSIIYAIGQLLLAASAAPTFGLPIREFSILGLLLIALGSGGIKPCVAAFGGDQFVLPQQEKYLAMFFSVFYFAINLGSLISTFLTPELRHGVKCFGEQTCYSVAFLVPAILMTTSIVIFLFGKSMYKMKKPEGNVFLNVTKCISHAIYKKTTRKISRDHWLDHADDKYDSKLISDIKSTFRVLTLFIPLPFFWALFDQQGSRWTFQATRMDGQIGSFVLKADQMQVVNPLFIVLFIPIFETCIYPMLAKINIINTPLKKMATGGFLAGLAFIVSGLVELQLEKTYPVLPSDGLAQLRLFNPNNCDVGIKLNNNQSFDISPFAMWQNTNINAVGDKSIKYEINFSKCGITEINYGLFNVTEKKATSFVLIPESSPYKFEDHVNKTDVGNPAIRVLTHNTLDTPALVEVLDSKDNKKYESKVAKGVEHSLFVELDPGTYKVKVNGVKKEINLKMGGVYTVQTYASKDLNQAGMVTVTTPNSMHILWLIPQYIIITMGEVMFSVTGLEFAFTQAPISMKSLLQAGWLFTVAFGNLIVVIIAEAKIFDRQANEFFLFAGLMLVDMVIFGVMAKFYRYVIVNDEDDDSDHYDDVADARNGTRLKDYGESNPSFTKNDE